From the Lepus europaeus isolate LE1 chromosome 12, mLepTim1.pri, whole genome shotgun sequence genome, one window contains:
- the PRRC2B gene encoding protein PRRC2B isoform X3: MSDRLGQITKGKDGKSKYSTLSLFDKYKGKSVDAVRSSVIPRHGLQSLGKVATARRMPPPANLPSLKSENKGNDPNIVIVPKDGTGWANKQDQQDPKSSSATASQPPESQPPPGLQKSVSSLQKPTQSISPENTNSVPGGPKSWAQLNGKPAGPEGGLRGSSRLLSFSPEEFPTLKAAGGQDKAGREKGVLDLSYGPGPSLRPQNVTSWREGGGRNIISATSLGASPTELGSRNSSAGDGAPSSACTSDSKDPSLRPAQPVRKGASQFMGNVYHPPTYHDMLPAFMCSPQSSENQGTVERGSFPLPQLRLEPRVPFRQFQMNDQDGKENRLGMTRPIRPLRQLVERAPRPTIINAENLKGLDDLDTDADDGWAGLHEEVDYSEKLKFSDDEEEEEVAKDGRPKWNSWDPRRQRQLSVSSADSADARRTQEEGKDWGEAALASRVVRKLPEPQPPSRKLHGWATGPDYQKSSMGSMFRQQSAEDKEDKPPPRQKFIQSEMSEAVERARKRREEEERRAREERLAACAAKLKQLDQKCKQAQKQVEKEVPRSPGAEKASPQENGPAGRKGSPEFPVQEAPPTFSEEAPTASPAVAQSSSSSSSSSSEEEAREAGSPAPEFSKYQKTLPPRFQRQQQQTQQEQLYKMQHWQPVYPAPAHPQRTFYPHHPHMLGFDPRWMMVPSYMDPRITPTRTPVDFYPSALHPSGLMKPMMPQDSLSGTGCRSEEQNCVPSLQERKVTTMDPAPVWGPEGYMALQSKGYSLPHPKPSDTLAVDMHVRNESSYSASPGRPGGVSAPRTLFEERAEEYLSAFDKKAQADFDSCVSSQRIGQELVFPPQDNVQEAGAPAGHTQNLRRSPLEPDFTPAEKKPEYGSWDVGHQPKAADTASAAEQEAPQEESSCNVSSWEKEGSPGKQPSSEPEWAPEPRSASSQQQEQPGRTRRSGPIKKPVLKALKVEEKEKEKELQKLKQGPGEASARLAKAKEPLPQGEKEEEEENDPSLANASPSTVEAKSSPRPGLGHEASKLEDDEKPDKAWEARPSREPSDVPPTKRNNWIFIDEEQAFGGRGQARSRGRGFREFTFRGRPTGGSGGSVCGGGVLGARGIYSSSQRGGRGRGLRDFTQPEECPRAKPRRRIASETHSEGSEYEELPKRRRQRGSEAGNEGLLPEREESALKRDSWRSNKTYCEDQGALDAKSRGPRAFGRALPPRLSNCGYGRRTFLSKEPAHWQSRSAGCSWQEYGSDAGGTRRASDRDYVSDSYKHADVFGSRALEDGRLDDKRSSFFQDDHAADCENAEIRPFRRRRPPRQDKPPRFRRLRQERESLGLWGPEEEPHLLPGQWPGRSKLCPGEQSGAGGRRSPELSYQNSSDHGNEEWETASESSDFSERRERREGHGAGPAPLGDGGLCGASLGEKKEMAKRSFSSQRPQGDRQSRKLEPGGFGEKPARPSGGEASPRYESQQSGTPVKAKRSPDEALPGGLSGCNSGSGHSPYALERATHANSASPEATTKKAEKEATLAVQRASEQGEARKQFDLSYGTAIMENCGSSPGEESEVGSVVGEGFIEVLTKKQRRLLEEERRKKEQAVQVPVKGRGLSSRIPPRFAKKQNNLCLEQGDVTMPGSSLGTEIWESSSQALPVQAAASDSWRKAVTAFSSSEPGAAEGFKSSQGDSGVDLSAESRESSATSSQRSSPYGTLKPEEMNGPGLAEPKADSHKEQAQKQSEQKDSEQGSGQSKEHRPGPIGNERSLKNRKGSEGAERLQGAVVPPVNGVEIHVDSVLPVPPIEFGVNPKDSDFSLPPGSASGPAGNPVVKLQDALASNAGLTQSIPILRREQHLPRAIGLSPMSFPSADLTLKMESARKAWENSPSLPEQSSPGGAGSGIQPPSSVGASSGVSYSSFGGVSMPPMPVASVAPSASIPGSHLPPLYLDGHVFASQPRLVPQTMPQQQSYQQAAAAQQIPISLHTSLQAQAQLGLRGGLPVSQSQEIFSSLQPFRSQVYMHPSLSPPSTMILSGGTALKPPYSAFPGMQPLEMVKPQSGSPYQPMSGNQALVYEGQLGQAAGLGASQMLDSQLPQQLTMPLPRYGSGQQPLILPQSIQLPPGQSLSVGAPRRIPPPGSQPPVLNTSRESSQMELKGFHFADSKQNVPTGSSVPSPQAYRPSSASPSGKPCGSAVNMGSVQGHYVQQAKRVDEKPSLGAVTLQEAPSAAAHVKRTGAIKPRAVKVEESKA, from the exons ATGTGACAAGCTGGAGGGAGGGCGGTGGGCGAAACATAATTTCTGCCACGTCTCTGGGCGCCTCCCCAACtgagctgggcagcaggaactcGAGTGCGGGAGACGGAGCCCCCTCCTCGGCATGTACCAGCGATTCTAAGGACCCCTCTCTCCGCCCGGCTCAGCCTGTCCGCAAAGGGGCTTcacagttcatgggaaatgtatacCACCCACCTACATACCATGACATGCTTCCTGCTTTT ATGTGTTCGCCACAGTCATCCGAGAACCAGGGTACAGTGGAACGAGGCTCTTTCCCCCTTCCTCAGCTCCGCCTGGAACCCCGTGTTCCTTTTAGACAGTTCCAGATGAATGACCAAGATGG aaaagaaaacagactgGGGATGACTCGCCCGATCCGTCCCCTTAGGCAGCTGGTAGAGCGGGCGCCTCGGCCCACCATCATCAACGCTGAGAACCTGAAGGGCCTTGATGACTTGGACACTGACGCTGACGACGGCTGGGCAG GCCTTCATGAAGAAGTGGACTACTCTGAGAAACTGAAGTTCAGCGatgatgaagaggaggaggaggttgcGAAGGATGGCAGGCCAAAATG gaacagctgggaccctaGGAGACAGCGGCAGTTGTCAGTGAGCTCTGCGGACAGTGCTGATGCCAGGCGCACCCAAGAAGAAGGGAAGGACTGGGGCGAAGCAGCGCTCGCGTCCCGAGTCGTCCGAAAGCTGCCAGAACCACAGCCACCTTCCAGAAAGCTCCACGGCTGGGCCACAGGCCCCGACTACCAG AAGTCCTCAATGGGCAGTATGTTCCGGCAACAGTCTGCTGAGGACAAAGAGGACAAGCCACCCCCACGGCAGAAGTTCATCCAGTCAGAGATGTCTGAGGCTGTGGAACGAGCCCGAAAGCGCCGGGAGGAAGAGGAGCGCCGTGCCCGGGAAGAGCGGCTGGCTGCCTGCGCGGCCAAACTCAaacagctggaccagaagtgtaaGCAGGCCCAGAAGCAGGTGGAGAAGGAAGTCCCCCGATCTCCAGGCGCTGAGAAGGCGTCCCCACAGGAGAACGGCCCTGCCGGCCGCAAAG GCTCCCCAGAATTCCCTGTGCAGGAAGCGCCCCCCACATTCTCAGAGGAGGCACCCACAGCCTCCCCAGCGGTGgctcagagcagcagcagcagcagcagcagcagcagcgaagaggaggccagggaggctgggTCCCCTGCACCGGAGTTCAGCAAGTACCAGAAGACCCTTCCTCCCCGGTTccagcgccagcagcagcagacaCAGCAG GAGCAGCTGTACAAGATGCAGCACTGGCAGCCTGTGTATCCCGCGCCTGCCCACCCGCAGCGCACCTTCTACCCGCACCACCCCCACATGCTGGGCTTTGATCCCAGGTGGATGATGGTGCCTTCCTACATGGACCCACGGATCACACCCACTCGGACCCCTGTGGACTTCTACCCCTCAGCCTTACATCCTTCAG GACTGATGAAACCTATGATGCCACAAGATTCTCTGAGTGGGACTGGCTGTCGCTCCGAGGAGCAGAACTGTGTGCCCTCGCTCCAGGAAAGAAAAGTGACCACCATGGACCCAGCCCCTGTGTGGGGCCCAGAGGGCTACATGGCCTTGCAGAGCAAGGGCTACTCACTTCCCCACCCAAAGCCGAGTGACACTTTGGCTGTGGACATGCACGTCAG GAATGAAAGCTCTTACTCTGCCTCACCCGGAAGGCCAGGGGGCGTAAGTGCCCCCCGCACTCTCTTTGAGGAGAGAGCGGAGGAATACTTGAGTGCTTTTGACAAGAAGGCCCAAGCAGACTTTGACAGCTGTGTCTCCTCTCAAAGAATAGGCCAGGAGCTTGTGTTTCCACCCCAAGACAATGTTCAGGAAGCAGGTGCTCCTGCGGGCCACACCCAAAACCTCAGGCGCTCCCCACTGGAGCCCGACTTTACCCCTGCTGAGAAAAAGCCCGAGTATGGCAGTTGGGACGTTGGTCACCAGCCAAAGGCCGCTGACACAGCCAGTGCTGCTGAGCAGGAGGCCCCCCAGGAGGAGTCGTCCTGCAACGTCTCCTcctgggagaaggaagggagccCCGGCAAGCAGCCATCCTCAGAGCCCGAGTGGGCCCCCGAGCCTCGGagcgccagcagccagcagcaggagcagccaggccggACCCGGAGGTCGGGCCCCATCAAGAAACCTGTCCTGAAAGCCCTCAAagtggaggagaaggagaaggagaaggagctgCAGAAGCTCAAGCAGGGCCCGGGGGAGGCCAGCGCCCGACTGGCCAAGGCCAAGGAGCCGCTTCCccagggggagaaggaggaggaggaggagaacgaCCCCTCCCTGGCCAACGCCTCCCCCTCCACTGTGGAGGCCAAGAGCTCTCCCCGTCCTGGTCTTGGCCACGAGGCCAGTAAATTGGAAGATGATGAGAAGCCCGACAAGGCGTGGGAGGCCAGACCCTCGCGTGAGCCCAGCGATGTCCCCCCAACAAAGCGGAACAACTGGATCTTCATTGACGAGGAGCAAGCCtttgggggcagagggcaggcccGGAGCCGGGGCCGTGGATTCAGAGAGTTCACTTTCCGTGGTCGGCCCACTGGCGGAAGTGGAGGCAGTGTTTGTGGCGGGGGGGTCCTGGGGGCGCGCGGCATCTACAGCAGCAGCCAGCGAGGCGGCCGGGGCCGCGGCCTGCGGGACTTCACTCAGCCAGAAGAGTGCCCCCGAGCCAAACCCCGGCGAAGGATCGCCAGCGAGACGCACAGCGAGGGCTCCGAGTACGAAGAGCTGCCCAAGCGGCGTCGGCAGAGAGGCTCCGAGGCCGGGAACGAGGGCCTGCTGCCAGAGCGGGAGGAGAGCGCCTTGAAGAGAGACTCCTGGCGCTCCAACAAGACCTACTGCGAGGACCAGGGAGCGCTAGATGCTAAGAGCCGGGGCCCTCGGGCCTTCGGGCGCGCCCTCCCACCCCGGCTCAGCAATTGTGGCTACGGGCGGAGGACCTTCCTCTCCAAAGAGCCTGCCCACTGGCAGAGCCGAAGCGCGGGCTGCTCCTGGCAGGAGTACGGCTCCGACGCAGGTGGCACCCGGCGTGCCTCCGACAGAGACTACGTCTCCGACTCCTACAAACACGCCGACGTGTTTGGTAGCAGGGCCTTGGAGGACGGCCGCTTGGACGACAAGAGGTCGTCCTTCTTCCAAGACGACCACGCAGCTGACTGCGAAAACGCCGAGATCCGGCCTTTCCGGAGGAGGCGCCCTCCACGCCAGGACAAGCCGCCTCGCTTCCGGCGCCTCCGGCAGGAGCgggagtccttgggcctgtgGGGCCCAGAAGAGGAGCCCCATCTGCTGCCGGGGCAGTGGCCGGGCAGATCCAAGCTCTGTCCTGGGGAACAGAGTGGTGCCGGGGGCCGCAGGTCCCCCGAGCTCTCCTACCAGAACTCCTCTGATCACGGCAACGAGGAGTGGGAGACGGCCTCTGAGAGCAGCGACTTCAGCGAGCGCCGTGAGCGCCGCGAAGGCCACGGGGCTGGACCTGCGCCCCTAGGGGATGGAGGCCTGTGTGGGGCCAGCTTGGGGGAGAAGAAGGAGATGGCCAAGCGCAGCTTCTCCAGCCAGAGGCCCCAGGGGGACAGACAGAGCCGTAAACTGGAGCCGGGAGGGTTTGGGGAGAAGCCTGCTAGGCCAAGTGGTGGTGAAGCGTCCCCCCGCTACGAGAGCCAGCAGAGTGGGACACCTGTGAAAGCTAAAAG gtccCCAGATGAGGCCTTGCCAGGAGGCCTtagtggctgcaacagtgggagcGGCCACTCGCCCTACGCCCTGGAACGGGCCACCCATGCCAACTCTGCTAGTCCTGAAGCCACCACTAAGAAGGCGGAGAAGGAGGCTACACTGGCTGTCCAGAGGGCCAGTGAGCAGGGGGAGGCCCGGAAGCAGTTTGACCTGAGCTATGGAA CTGCCATCATGGAAAATTGTGGGTCCAGCCCTGGGGAGGAAAGTGAGGTCGGCTCTGTGGTGGGTGAAGGCTTCATTGAAGTCCTGACCAAGAAACAGCGCCGCCTgctggaggaagagaggaggaagaaggagcaaGCCGTGCAG GTGCCTGTCAAAGGTCGAGGCCTTTCCTCCCGCATTCCTCCTCGATTTGctaaaaagcaaaacaacttGTGCCTCGAGCAAGGTGATGTGACCATGCCTGGCAGCAGCCTGGGCACCGagatctgggagagcagcagccaag CGCTCCCCGTGCAGGCTGCAGCCAGTGACTCCTGGAGGAAGGCCGTCACCGCGTTCAGCAGCAGCGAGCCTGGCGCTGCCGAG GGTTTTAAGAGCAGCCAGGGAGATAGTGGCGTTGACTTGAGTGCCGAGTCTCGGGAGTCATCTGCGACCTCCTCACAGCGCAGCTCCCCGTATGGGACTCTGAAACCAGAGGAGATGAACGGGCCCGGCCTGGCGGAACCCAAGGCCGACAGCCACAAGGAGCAGGCTCAGAAGCAGTCTGAGCAAAAG GATTCAGAACAAGGCTCAGGACAGAGCAAGGAGCACAGACCAGGACCCATCGGCAATGAGCGTTCTCTGAAAAACAGAAAGGGCTCGGAGGGGGCCGAGCGGCTGCAAGGGGCCGTCGTCCCGCCTGTTAATGGGGTAGAGATTCACGTGGACTCCGTGCTGCCTGTGCCGCCCATTGAATTTGGAGTCAATCCAAAA GACTCCGATTTCAGCCTGCCACCTGGTTCTGCCTCTGGTCCTGCAGGGAATCCAGTTGTCAAGCTTCAGGATGCCTTGGCCAGTAAC GCAGGGCTCACACAGAGCATCCCCATCCTGCGGCGGGAGCAGCACCTCCCGAGGGCCATCGGCCTCTCCCCGATGTCCTTCCCCAGCGCCGACCTCACTCTGAAG ATGGAGTCTGCGCGCAAGGCCTGGGAGAACTCCCCCAGTTTGCCGGAGCAGAGCTCTCCAGGGGGTGCTGGCTCGGGCATCCAGCCTCCATCCTCTGTGGGTGCCTCCAGTGGGGTCAGCTACAGCTCCTTCGGTGGCGTGTCCATGCCACCCATGCCTGTGGCCTCTGTTGCGCCTTCTGCTTCTATACCAG GCAGCCACCTTCCGCCACTGTACCTGGATGGCCACGTGTTTGCAAGTCAGCCCCGGCTGGTTCCtcagacaatgccacagcagcagagttaccagcag GCTGCCGCTGCCCAGCAGATCCCCATCTCCCTCCACACGTCTCTGCAGGCCCAGGCTCAGCTCGGACTGAGGGGTGGGCTCCCCGTGTCCCAGTCCCAGGAGATCTTCAGCTCCTTACAGCCCTTCAG GTCTCAGGTGTATATGCACCCCAGCCTGTCACCACCCAGCACCATGATCCTGTCTGGGGGTACAGCCTTGAAGCCTCCGTACTCGGCGTTCCCCGGCATGCAGCCCTTGGAGATGGTGAAGCCGCAGTCCGGCTCGCCCTATCAGCCCATGAGTGGAAACCAAGCCCTGGTCTACGAGGGCCAGCTCGGCCAGGCTGCCGGCCTGGGCGCCTCACAGATGCTGGACTCACAGCTCCCGCAG CAGCTGACCATGCCGCTACCACGGTATGGCTCCGGGCAGCAGCCGCTGATCCTGCCACAGTCCATCCAGCTGCCGCCCGGGCAGAGCCTCTCTGTTGGGGCTCCCCGGAGGATTCCTCCACCTGGGTCCCAGCCGCCGGTCCTGAACACCAGCAGAGAG TCCTCTCAGATGGAGCTGAAAGGTTTCCACTTTGCCGACAGTAAACAGAATGTTCCCACAGGAAGCTCCGTGCCGTCGCCGCAGGCCTACAG GCCTAGCTCTGCTAGCCCCAGTGGGAAGCCCTGTGGATCAGCAGTTAACATGGGCTCTGTGCAGGGACACTACGTTCAACAG GCAAAACGAGTGGATGAAAAGCCCAGCCTGGGAGCTGTGACGCTGCAGGAGGCGCCCTCGGCTGCCGCGCACGTGAAGCGAACCGGAGCCATCAAGCCTCGGGCTGTCAAGGTGGAGGAGAGCAAGGCCTGA